In Solidesulfovibrio sp., the following proteins share a genomic window:
- the cbiR gene encoding cobamide remodeling phosphodiesterase CbiR, giving the protein MLRKNNPSATWRLAAPSCVWPETAAVNCRRLARSVDEVGLYLLELKSCLAYGPDDLPQKDFGLRYHLHLPLDLPWRHGGDAAFFAMEELLAKTARLSPWAMVLHPPDSLAALEAFLGALADAGGDPTAVLLENTEDFSPADVLDMAGAAGCGVCLDLGHLLAMGHDLPTAEPELARRARMLHVYSPFGAEGPPPGRRHTHRTLSCLSPEGRDRLTWMLANLRPESVVVEVFAPVPFLESLHVLRALTEGRPVPAACPEGA; this is encoded by the coding sequence ATGTTACGAAAAAACAACCCTTCCGCGACCTGGCGCCTGGCCGCCCCGAGTTGTGTCTGGCCCGAGACCGCCGCCGTCAATTGCCGCCGCCTGGCCCGAAGCGTGGACGAGGTCGGCCTGTACCTGCTGGAGCTCAAAAGTTGCCTGGCCTATGGCCCGGACGACCTGCCGCAAAAGGACTTCGGCCTGCGCTACCACCTGCACCTGCCCCTGGACCTGCCCTGGCGCCACGGCGGTGACGCCGCCTTTTTCGCCATGGAGGAACTGCTGGCCAAAACCGCCCGCCTGTCCCCCTGGGCCATGGTGCTCCATCCGCCCGATTCCCTGGCCGCCCTGGAGGCCTTCCTCGGCGCCCTGGCCGATGCCGGCGGCGACCCGACCGCCGTGCTCCTGGAAAACACCGAGGATTTTTCCCCGGCCGACGTTTTGGACATGGCCGGCGCGGCCGGCTGCGGCGTGTGCCTGGACCTCGGCCATCTGCTGGCCATGGGCCACGACCTGCCCACGGCCGAGCCCGAGCTTGCCCGGCGCGCGCGCATGCTCCACGTCTATTCGCCCTTCGGGGCCGAGGGGCCGCCGCCCGGGCGCCGCCACACCCATCGCACCTTAAGCTGCCTTTCCCCCGAGGGCCGCGACCGGCTGACCTGGATGCTGGCCAACCTGCGGCCCGAGTCCGTGGTGGTCGAGGTCTTCGCCCCGGTGCCGTTCCTGGAGAGCCTGCACGTGCTGCGCGCCCTGACCGAGGGCCGGCCCGTGCCGGCGGCCTGTCCGGAGGGGGCGTGA
- a CDS encoding UvrD-helicase domain-containing protein, whose translation MEQYLADLHIHSRHSRATSKGLTPRNLAAWGEIKGLSVVATGDCTHPGWLDELRDALAPDGSGLLRLKDAAGLAAEIPWLPDAKPTGRVRFILSAEISSIYKRGGQVRKVHNLVYLPSLEAAEKLNRKLAKVGNLASDGRPILGLDSRHLLEMVLETDPLAFLVPAHIWTPWFSLFGSKSGFDSVEECYGSLSKEIFALETGLSSDPEMNWTLSALDRFRLISNSDAHSGEKLGRECNLFSGDPSYEGLYRALRGQGVGPKFCGTVEFFPEEGKYHLDGHRECGVVMEPAEAKARGGICPVCGKPLTLGVLHRVLELADRDEPVRPEGMPGFTSLIPLDELAGEVMGVGPKTAKARGLTARLLARFGAELTVLRETPVEALAKVSAAFAEAAARMRAGRVLRSPGFDGQYGRISVFTPQEQRELKAGRYLAVPPPPARAATPREATSGDEPPAEPPPAPAGPPASPGPRFAAPPVPLSRGLNGAQKAAVAAEARHLLVVAGPGTGKTHTLLSKIRALREAGVAAEDILAVTFTRRAAEELRQRLRAGAGAEADTAAAPALPRADTLHALALEAWVRAGNPEPVLLSEEAARRLFAAANPELTGARLRAAWQELALARERLTPPADGATVGPGLFAARFARQKADWNLLDFTDLLEFWLERLTADGARPQFAHVLVDEVQDLTPLQLAVTAALVGRDRTRLFAIGDPDQAIYGFRGASGAAREELTALWPDLAVVSLAENYRSTQPILDLAAGLFPGRPPLVSRRSRDAPTASEIQLFEAPTAVGEAGWMGERIGALLGGTSLTLARDLSAETLAPGDIAVLVRVSALIAPIRKSLDRLGIPCAAPEADAFFNEPRVRLLLAAAGRLLGLPVPEDAQKPPELPDRVLAKGPLGLSAYLGDVAPFDRLFWQGPPFRELCRAYEAHGGWAGLLNHVSGETELELVGKRAQKVRIMTLHAAKGLEFAAVFLPALEDGLLPFAGPDFLSGKPGNLAGRMDEDEERRLFYVGLTRAGSRLYLSHAVRRDLFGRRLMLKRSRFLENLDLGGVRRSALVARTVSQARQLPLFGVEEPTR comes from the coding sequence ATGGAGCAGTATCTCGCCGATTTGCATATCCATTCCCGGCATTCCCGGGCCACCAGCAAGGGGCTGACCCCGCGCAACCTGGCCGCCTGGGGCGAAATCAAAGGCCTTTCGGTCGTGGCCACCGGCGATTGCACCCACCCCGGCTGGCTTGACGAACTGCGCGACGCCCTGGCCCCGGACGGCTCCGGGCTCCTGCGCCTCAAGGACGCCGCCGGCCTGGCCGCCGAAATCCCCTGGCTGCCCGACGCCAAGCCGACCGGCCGGGTGCGCTTCATCCTCTCGGCGGAAATCAGCTCCATCTACAAACGCGGCGGCCAGGTCCGCAAGGTCCACAACCTCGTCTACCTGCCCTCCCTCGAGGCGGCCGAAAAACTCAACCGCAAGCTGGCCAAGGTCGGCAACCTGGCCTCGGACGGCCGGCCCATCCTGGGGCTCGACAGCCGCCACCTGCTGGAGATGGTCCTGGAGACCGATCCCCTGGCCTTCCTCGTGCCGGCCCACATCTGGACGCCGTGGTTTTCCCTTTTCGGCTCCAAATCCGGCTTCGATTCCGTGGAGGAATGCTACGGCTCGCTGTCCAAGGAGATTTTCGCCCTGGAAACGGGGCTTTCCTCCGATCCGGAAATGAACTGGACGCTGTCGGCCCTGGACCGCTTCCGGCTCATTTCCAATTCCGACGCCCATTCCGGCGAAAAGCTCGGCCGGGAATGCAACCTCTTTTCCGGCGACCCGTCCTACGAGGGCCTCTACCGGGCCCTTCGCGGCCAGGGCGTGGGGCCGAAATTCTGCGGCACCGTGGAATTTTTCCCCGAGGAGGGCAAATACCACCTCGACGGCCACCGCGAATGCGGCGTGGTCATGGAACCGGCCGAGGCCAAGGCCCGGGGCGGCATCTGCCCGGTGTGCGGCAAACCGTTGACCCTTGGCGTGCTGCACCGGGTGCTGGAGCTGGCCGACCGCGACGAGCCGGTCCGGCCCGAGGGCATGCCCGGCTTCACCTCGCTTATCCCCCTGGACGAACTGGCCGGCGAGGTCATGGGCGTGGGGCCGAAAACCGCCAAGGCCCGGGGGCTGACCGCGCGGCTGCTGGCCCGCTTCGGCGCGGAGCTCACGGTGCTGCGCGAAACGCCGGTCGAGGCCCTGGCCAAGGTGAGCGCGGCCTTCGCCGAGGCCGCTGCGCGCATGCGCGCCGGCCGGGTGTTGCGCAGCCCCGGTTTCGACGGCCAGTACGGCCGCATCTCGGTTTTCACGCCCCAGGAGCAGCGCGAGCTCAAGGCCGGGCGCTACCTGGCCGTGCCGCCACCCCCCGCCCGGGCGGCCACCCCCCGCGAGGCCACCTCAGGCGACGAGCCGCCGGCCGAGCCTCCCCCCGCCCCGGCCGGGCCGCCGGCCTCCCCTGGCCCGCGTTTTGCCGCGCCGCCCGTTCCCCTCTCCCGAGGGCTCAACGGCGCGCAAAAAGCGGCCGTGGCCGCCGAGGCCAGGCACCTGCTCGTGGTGGCCGGGCCGGGCACGGGCAAGACCCATACGCTGCTGTCCAAGATCCGGGCGCTACGCGAAGCGGGGGTCGCGGCCGAGGACATCCTGGCCGTGACCTTCACCCGCCGGGCGGCCGAGGAACTGCGGCAGCGCCTGCGCGCCGGCGCGGGAGCCGAGGCGGACACGGCCGCCGCCCCGGCCCTGCCCCGGGCCGACACCCTGCACGCCCTGGCCCTGGAGGCCTGGGTGCGGGCCGGCAACCCCGAACCGGTGCTGCTGTCCGAAGAGGCGGCCCGGCGGCTGTTCGCCGCGGCCAATCCCGAGCTGACCGGGGCCAGGCTGCGCGCCGCCTGGCAGGAACTGGCCCTGGCCCGGGAACGCCTGACCCCGCCCGCCGACGGCGCGACCGTCGGCCCGGGGCTTTTCGCCGCCCGCTTCGCCCGGCAAAAGGCCGACTGGAACCTGCTGGATTTCACGGACCTGCTGGAATTCTGGCTGGAGCGGCTGACCGCCGACGGCGCGCGGCCGCAGTTCGCCCACGTGCTCGTGGACGAGGTCCAGGACCTGACGCCCCTGCAACTGGCCGTGACGGCGGCGCTCGTCGGCCGGGACCGGACCAGGCTTTTCGCCATCGGCGACCCGGACCAGGCCATCTACGGCTTCCGGGGGGCTTCGGGCGCGGCCAGGGAGGAGCTCACCGCCCTGTGGCCGGACCTGGCCGTGGTCTCCCTGGCCGAGAACTACCGTTCCACCCAGCCGATTTTGGACCTGGCCGCCGGGCTGTTCCCGGGCCGGCCGCCGCTCGTGTCGCGCCGCAGCCGCGACGCGCCGACCGCCTCGGAAATCCAGCTCTTCGAGGCCCCGACCGCCGTGGGCGAGGCCGGCTGGATGGGCGAACGCATCGGCGCGCTGCTCGGCGGCACCTCGCTGACCCTGGCCAGGGACCTGTCCGCCGAGACGTTGGCCCCGGGCGACATCGCCGTGCTGGTGCGCGTTTCGGCGCTCATCGCGCCCATCCGCAAGAGCCTGGATCGCCTCGGCATCCCCTGCGCCGCGCCCGAGGCCGACGCCTTTTTCAACGAGCCCCGGGTGCGCCTGCTTTTGGCCGCCGCCGGCCGGCTGCTGGGGCTGCCCGTGCCCGAGGACGCCCAGAAACCGCCCGAACTGCCCGACCGGGTGCTGGCCAAGGGGCCGCTCGGGCTTTCGGCCTACCTCGGCGACGTGGCGCCCTTCGACCGGCTGTTCTGGCAGGGGCCGCCGTTTCGCGAGCTGTGCCGGGCCTACGAGGCCCATGGCGGCTGGGCCGGGCTGCTCAACCACGTGTCCGGCGAGACGGAGCTGGAACTGGTGGGCAAGCGGGCGCAGAAGGTGCGCATCATGACCCTGCACGCGGCCAAGGGGCTGGAATTTGCCGCCGTGTTCCTGCCGGCCCTGGAGGACGGCCTCCTGCCGTTCGCCGGCCCGGATTTTTTGAGCGGCAAACCCGGCAACCTGGCCGGCCGGATGGACGAGGACGAGGAGCGGCGGCTTTTCTACGTGGGGCTGACCCGGGCCGGAAGCCGGCTGTACCTGTCGCATGCCGTGCGCCGCGACCTCTTCGGCCGCCGGCTCATGCTCAAGCGCTCGCGTTTTCTGGAAAACCTGGATCTCGGCGGGGTGCGGCGGTCGGCCCTGGTGGCCCGGACCGTCAGTCAGGCGCGGCAGTTGCCGCTTTTCGGCGTCGAGGAACCTACCAGATGA
- the sat gene encoding sulfate adenylyltransferase, which translates to MSKLVPPHGGKGLVIRLLEGAAKEAELKKAAGLKKVEITAQEKGDLIMLGIGGFSPLEGFMTKADWKSVVEKMTLADGTFWPVPVMLAVTKEEAASIKEGEEITLERKGEIFATMKVTEKFELTEADKKWESELVYKGAGDDSADDKFWKVALEDHPGVKMVMERKDICLAGPVKVLSEGEYPTKYKGVYLRPAETRAIFDERGWANVAALQLRNPMHRSHEYLCKIAVEVCDGVIIHSLIGNLKPGDIPAEVRVECIDTLVKHYFVEKNVVQGGYPLDMRYAGPREALLHATFRQNYGVNKMIIGRDHAGVGDFYGMFEAQEIFDRIPYADGKAPKPGQALLCQPLKIDWTFYCYKCDGMASLRTCPHTKEDRVILSGTKLRKMLSEGGEIPDHFGREEVLVILRKYYEGLTEKVEIKMHGAASGETAK; encoded by the coding sequence ATGTCCAAATTGGTTCCGCCGCATGGAGGCAAAGGTCTGGTCATCCGCCTGCTCGAAGGGGCCGCCAAGGAAGCCGAACTGAAGAAAGCCGCCGGCCTCAAGAAGGTCGAGATCACCGCCCAGGAAAAGGGCGACCTGATCATGCTCGGCATCGGTGGCTTCTCGCCCCTGGAAGGCTTCATGACCAAGGCCGATTGGAAGAGCGTCGTCGAGAAGATGACCCTGGCCGACGGCACCTTCTGGCCGGTTCCCGTCATGCTGGCGGTGACCAAGGAAGAAGCCGCCTCCATCAAGGAAGGCGAGGAGATCACCCTTGAGCGCAAGGGCGAAATTTTCGCCACCATGAAGGTCACCGAGAAGTTCGAGCTGACCGAAGCCGACAAGAAGTGGGAGTCCGAGCTGGTCTACAAGGGCGCCGGCGACGATTCCGCCGACGACAAGTTCTGGAAGGTCGCCCTGGAAGACCACCCGGGCGTCAAGATGGTCATGGAGCGCAAGGACATCTGCCTGGCCGGCCCGGTCAAGGTGCTGTCCGAGGGCGAGTACCCGACCAAGTACAAGGGCGTCTACCTGCGTCCGGCCGAGACCCGCGCCATTTTCGACGAGCGCGGCTGGGCCAACGTCGCCGCCCTGCAGCTGCGCAACCCCATGCACCGCTCCCACGAATACCTGTGCAAGATCGCCGTTGAAGTTTGCGACGGCGTCATCATCCACTCGCTGATCGGCAACCTCAAGCCCGGCGACATCCCGGCCGAAGTCCGCGTCGAGTGCATCGACACCCTGGTCAAGCACTACTTCGTGGAGAAAAACGTGGTGCAGGGCGGCTACCCCCTGGACATGCGTTACGCCGGTCCCCGCGAGGCCCTGCTGCACGCCACCTTCCGCCAGAACTACGGCGTCAACAAGATGATCATCGGCCGTGACCACGCCGGCGTCGGCGACTTCTACGGCATGTTCGAGGCCCAGGAGATCTTCGACCGCATCCCCTACGCCGACGGCAAGGCCCCCAAGCCGGGCCAGGCCCTGCTGTGCCAGCCGCTCAAGATCGACTGGACCTTCTACTGCTACAAGTGCGACGGCATGGCTTCGCTGCGCACCTGCCCGCACACCAAGGAAGACCGCGTCATCCTGTCCGGCACCAAGCTGCGCAAGATGCTGTCCGAGGGCGGCGAGATCCCGGATCACTTCGGCCGCGAAGAGGTCCTGGTCATCCTGCGCAAGTACTACGAAGGCCTCACCGAGAAGGTCGAGATCAAGATGCACGGCGCCGCTTCCGGCGAAACCGCCAAATAG
- the lepA gene encoding translation elongation factor 4 produces MDISRIRNFSIIAHIDHGKSTLADRILELTGVITAREMREQYLDRMDLERERGITIKAQTVRIPYKAADGNNYILNLIDTPGHVDFSYEVSRSLAACEGALLVVDATQGVEAQTLANVFLALDNDLEIIPVLNKIDLPSADPEAVKAEIEEAIGLPCADAVAVSAKTGANVGAVLEQIIAKIPSPKGHADAPLRALVVDSYYDSYQGVVVLFRVMDGTVKLGQRIRMMSNGVEFEVTRLGAFSPGPVDIASFGPGEAGFLCANIKTLTDARVGDTVTAADNPASEALPGFKEIKPMVFCGLYPVDAAEYEILKTALEKLRLNDAAFTYEPETSQALGFGFRCGFLGLLHMEIIQERLEREFGANLIATAPSVIYKVETLAGRTIAIDNPSKLPKTQEIAALYEPYAKLEIHTPNEYVGGVFKLCEEKRGIQKDVRYLTATRVIITYELPFSEIVYDFFDRLKSATRGYASLDYEIIDYRASDLVKLDIMINGDPVDALAVIVHRDNSYHYGRALALKLKRVIPRQLFEVIIQAAIGTKIIARERNAPMGKNVTAKCYGGDITRKRKLLEKQKEGKKRMKRMGNVELPQEAFLAALKAGED; encoded by the coding sequence ATGGATATTTCGCGCATCAGAAATTTCAGCATCATCGCCCATATCGACCACGGCAAGTCGACGCTGGCCGATCGCATCCTCGAACTGACCGGCGTCATCACCGCCCGGGAGATGCGCGAGCAGTACCTCGACCGCATGGACCTCGAACGCGAACGCGGCATCACCATCAAGGCCCAGACCGTGCGCATCCCCTACAAGGCCGCCGACGGCAACAACTACATACTCAACCTCATCGACACCCCCGGCCACGTGGACTTCTCCTACGAGGTTTCGCGCAGCCTGGCCGCCTGCGAGGGCGCGCTGCTCGTCGTCGATGCGACGCAAGGCGTCGAGGCCCAGACCCTGGCCAACGTGTTCCTGGCGCTCGACAACGACCTGGAGATCATCCCGGTCCTCAACAAGATCGACCTGCCCAGCGCCGACCCCGAGGCGGTCAAGGCTGAGATCGAGGAGGCCATCGGCCTGCCCTGCGCCGACGCCGTGGCCGTCTCGGCCAAGACCGGGGCCAACGTCGGCGCCGTGCTCGAACAGATCATCGCCAAGATCCCCTCGCCCAAGGGCCATGCCGACGCGCCGCTTCGAGCCCTGGTCGTCGACTCCTACTACGATTCCTACCAGGGCGTGGTGGTGCTGTTCCGGGTCATGGACGGCACGGTGAAACTCGGCCAGCGCATCCGCATGATGTCCAACGGCGTGGAATTCGAGGTGACCCGGCTGGGCGCCTTTTCCCCGGGCCCCGTGGACATCGCCTCGTTCGGGCCGGGCGAGGCCGGCTTTTTGTGCGCCAACATCAAGACCCTGACCGACGCCCGGGTCGGCGACACCGTCACCGCCGCCGACAATCCGGCCAGCGAGGCGCTGCCGGGGTTCAAGGAAATAAAGCCCATGGTCTTTTGCGGCCTCTACCCGGTGGACGCCGCCGAGTACGAGATCCTCAAAACCGCCCTGGAAAAGCTGCGCCTAAACGACGCCGCCTTCACCTACGAGCCCGAGACCTCCCAGGCGCTCGGGTTCGGCTTCCGCTGCGGCTTTCTGGGCCTGCTGCACATGGAGATCATCCAGGAGCGGCTGGAGCGCGAATTCGGGGCCAACCTCATCGCCACGGCGCCCTCGGTCATCTACAAGGTCGAGACCCTGGCCGGCAGGACCATCGCCATCGACAACCCGAGCAAGCTGCCGAAAACCCAGGAAATCGCCGCTCTGTACGAACCCTACGCCAAGCTCGAGATCCACACGCCCAACGAATACGTGGGCGGCGTGTTCAAGCTGTGCGAGGAAAAGCGCGGCATCCAAAAGGACGTGCGCTACCTGACGGCCACGCGCGTCATCATCACCTACGAGCTGCCCTTTTCCGAGATCGTCTACGACTTCTTCGACCGGCTCAAATCGGCCACGCGCGGCTACGCCTCCCTGGATTACGAGATCATCGACTACCGGGCCTCGGACCTGGTCAAGCTCGACATCATGATCAACGGCGACCCCGTGGACGCCCTGGCCGTCATCGTGCACCGCGACAATTCCTACCACTACGGGCGAGCCCTGGCGCTCAAGCTCAAGCGCGTCATCCCGCGCCAGCTCTTCGAGGTCATCATCCAGGCCGCCATCGGCACGAAAATCATCGCCCGGGAACGCAACGCCCCCATGGGCAAGAACGTCACGGCCAAATGCTACGGCGGCGACATCACCCGAAAACGCAAGCTCCTGGAAAAACAGAAGGAAGGCAAGAAGCGCATGAAGCGCATGGGCAACGTGGAACTGCCCCAGGAAGCCTTCCTGGCGGCACTGAAGGCCGGCGAGGACTGA
- the lepB gene encoding signal peptidase I, with product MNPRWQKMLLEYLEALAVALVLAFVIRTFVVQAFKIPSGSMLDTLLIGDHLLVNKFLYGTRIPFTDKVVAPIEDPANGDVIVFEFPEDTSKDFIKRIVGVPGDVLEMKDKVLFRNGQKLDEPYIKHTDPGIQPRRDNFGPVTVPPGKYFAMGDNRDESYDSRFWGFVDKDKIRGKAWVIYWSWDGPADIRWSRIGNLVR from the coding sequence ATGAACCCGAGATGGCAAAAAATGCTGCTGGAATACCTGGAAGCCCTGGCCGTCGCCCTGGTGCTGGCCTTCGTCATCCGCACCTTCGTGGTCCAGGCCTTCAAGATCCCCTCCGGCTCCATGCTCGATACCCTGCTGATCGGCGACCACCTGCTGGTCAACAAATTCCTCTACGGCACCCGCATCCCCTTCACCGACAAGGTCGTCGCCCCCATCGAGGATCCGGCCAACGGCGATGTCATCGTCTTCGAATTTCCCGAGGATACCTCCAAGGACTTCATCAAGCGCATCGTGGGCGTGCCCGGCGACGTGCTGGAGATGAAGGACAAGGTGCTTTTCCGCAACGGCCAAAAGCTCGACGAGCCCTACATCAAGCACACCGATCCGGGCATCCAGCCGCGCCGCGACAACTTCGGCCCGGTCACCGTGCCGCCCGGCAAATACTTCGCCATGGGCGACAACCGCGACGAATCCTACGACTCCCGCTTCTGGGGCTTCGTGGACAAGGACAAGATCCGGGGCAAGGCCTGGGTCATCTACTGGTCCTGGGACGGCCCGGCCGACATCCGTTGGAGCCGCATCGGCAACCTGGTGCGGTAG
- a CDS encoding AbrB family transcriptional regulator, which produces MLAAGSLAATTGLRLLEAPAALLLGPMASGIALGLGGASVRVGKAPYVLSQAVIGCLVARAASPAILPSLLASGHLFLGVVLAGIGLAAVMGWLLCRLGVMPGTTAIWGTSPGGAAAMVIMADAYGADARLVAFMQYLRVLCVALAAAGVAHFWANGTGQAAPTVWFPALGPGFVATAGLLVLGALAGLRTRLPSGAMLVPMLLGGGLRLAGLVEVELPPWLLAASYAGIGWRIGLGFTRNVIAYAARALPMILLTILALIGFCGALSVLLARATGVDALTAYLAASPGGLDSVAIIAAASPVDMPFVMTLQTLRFFLVVLLGPPMARLLAGKAKGREQAGLR; this is translated from the coding sequence TTGCTCGCAGCGGGCTCCCTGGCCGCCACGACCGGGCTGCGCCTGCTGGAGGCGCCGGCGGCCCTGCTGCTTGGCCCCATGGCCTCGGGCATCGCCCTGGGCCTTGGCGGCGCGTCCGTGCGCGTGGGCAAGGCGCCCTACGTCCTGTCCCAGGCCGTCATCGGCTGCCTGGTGGCCCGGGCGGCCAGCCCGGCCATCCTGCCGTCGCTGCTGGCAAGCGGCCATCTGTTTCTGGGCGTGGTCCTGGCCGGCATCGGCCTGGCCGCGGTCATGGGCTGGCTGCTGTGCCGGCTGGGCGTCATGCCGGGCACGACCGCCATCTGGGGCACCTCGCCGGGCGGGGCCGCGGCCATGGTCATCATGGCCGACGCCTACGGCGCCGACGCCCGGCTCGTGGCCTTCATGCAGTACCTGCGCGTGCTGTGCGTGGCCCTGGCCGCGGCCGGCGTGGCCCATTTCTGGGCCAACGGCACGGGCCAGGCCGCGCCGACGGTCTGGTTCCCGGCCCTTGGCCCGGGTTTCGTCGCCACGGCCGGGCTGCTCGTCCTGGGCGCCCTGGCCGGGCTGCGCACGCGCCTGCCGAGCGGCGCCATGCTCGTGCCCATGCTGCTTGGCGGCGGCCTGCGCCTGGCCGGCCTCGTCGAGGTGGAACTGCCGCCCTGGCTCTTGGCCGCCTCCTACGCCGGCATCGGCTGGCGCATCGGCCTGGGATTCACCCGAAACGTGATCGCCTACGCCGCCCGGGCGCTGCCCATGATCCTGCTGACCATCCTCGCGCTCATCGGCTTTTGCGGCGCCCTGTCGGTGCTGCTGGCCCGGGCCACCGGCGTGGACGCCCTGACCGCCTACCTGGCCGCCAGCCCCGGGGGGCTTGATTCCGTGGCCATCATCGCCGCCGCCTCGCCGGTGGACATGCCCTTCGTCATGACCTTGCAGACCCTGCGCTTTTTCCTGGTGGTGCTGCTGGGGCCGCCCATGGCCCGGCTGCTGGCCGGCAAGGCCAAGGGGCGCGAGCAGGCCGGCTTGCGGTAG
- a CDS encoding MogA/MoaB family molybdenum cofactor biosynthesis protein, translating to MPHPLHLVADTAIPLAAGDRLHLVETAAPELFPHLTAGGGRLPRLTVGTRLSPAGGGPDLLVVGVCSRPGEGDVPAGRVVAAKALADGGLPAGANSFHIEKTGLALAWITLSDKGSQGLRVDAAGPAIAETCAAALPIALAQGHIIPDEPRELTALLVDLAITQGFDLVVTTGGTGLSPRDTTPEATLAVLEKRLPGFEAAMLAASLAKTKHAMLSRAVAGTLGQAIVVNVPGSPKAVRETLAAILPAIPHGLDKLRGDPADCGQG from the coding sequence ATGCCGCACCCCCTGCACCTCGTCGCCGACACCGCCATCCCCCTCGCCGCCGGCGACCGGCTCCACCTGGTCGAGACAGCCGCCCCGGAACTGTTTCCGCATCTGACGGCCGGCGGCGGGCGCCTGCCGCGCCTGACCGTGGGCACGCGCCTTTCGCCCGCCGGCGGCGGCCCGGACCTGCTCGTGGTCGGGGTTTGCTCGCGCCCCGGCGAGGGCGACGTTCCGGCCGGCCGCGTCGTGGCGGCCAAGGCCCTGGCCGACGGCGGCCTGCCCGCCGGGGCCAACAGCTTTCATATCGAAAAAACCGGCCTGGCCCTGGCCTGGATCACCTTAAGCGACAAGGGCAGCCAGGGCCTGCGCGTGGACGCCGCCGGGCCGGCCATCGCCGAGACCTGCGCCGCCGCCCTGCCCATCGCCCTGGCCCAGGGCCACATCATCCCGGACGAGCCCCGCGAACTGACGGCGCTCCTCGTCGACCTGGCCATCACCCAGGGCTTCGACCTGGTGGTCACCACCGGCGGCACCGGGCTTTCCCCCCGCGACACCACGCCCGAGGCCACCCTGGCCGTCCTCGAAAAGCGCCTGCCCGGCTTCGAGGCGGCCATGCTGGCCGCCTCCCTGGCCAAGACCAAGCACGCCATGCTCTCGCGGGCCGTGGCCGGGACACTGGGCCAGGCCATCGTCGTCAACGTGCCCGGCTCGCCCAAGGCCGTGCGCGAAACCCTGGCCGCCATCCTGCCGGCCATCCCCCACGGCCTGGACAAACTGCGCGGCGACCCCGCCGATTGCGGCCAGGGGTGA
- the rfbA gene encoding glucose-1-phosphate thymidylyltransferase RfbA: MKGIILAGGSGTRLYPITRVVSKQLLPIYDKPMIYYPLSVLMLAGIREVLIISTPTDLPRFREMLGDGESLGMSFSYKVQPRPEGLAQAFVLGREFIGRDSVCLVLGDNIFYGQGLAGILQRCARLTEGGVVFGYKVRDPHRYGVVEFDAARNVISIEEKPAQPKSKFAVTGLYFYDNEVVSVAETLRPSARGELEITDLNNVYLRRGQLKVEFLGRGYAWLDTGTHESLLHAASFVQAIQERQGVLVACLEEIAYRMGYIDAAQVERLAGDMLKNAYGQYLMEMVRETS; this comes from the coding sequence ATGAAAGGCATAATCCTGGCGGGCGGTTCGGGGACGCGGCTGTATCCGATCACGCGGGTGGTGAGCAAGCAGCTGCTGCCCATCTACGACAAGCCCATGATCTATTATCCGCTGTCGGTGCTGATGCTGGCCGGCATCCGCGAGGTGCTCATCATCTCCACGCCGACCGACCTGCCGCGTTTCCGGGAGATGCTCGGTGACGGGGAGAGCCTGGGCATGTCGTTTTCCTACAAGGTGCAGCCCAGGCCCGAGGGCCTGGCCCAGGCGTTCGTGCTCGGCCGGGAGTTCATCGGCCGGGATTCGGTCTGCCTGGTCCTTGGCGACAACATTTTCTACGGCCAGGGCCTGGCGGGCATCCTGCAACGCTGCGCCAGGCTGACCGAGGGCGGCGTGGTCTTCGGCTACAAGGTGCGCGATCCGCACCGCTACGGCGTGGTGGAGTTCGACGCGGCCAGAAACGTCATCAGCATCGAGGAAAAACCGGCCCAGCCCAAGTCGAAGTTCGCGGTGACGGGGCTGTATTTCTACGACAACGAGGTGGTGTCCGTCGCCGAGACCTTGCGGCCCTCGGCGCGCGGCGAACTCGAGATCACCGACCTCAACAACGTCTACCTGCGCCGCGGCCAGCTCAAGGTGGAGTTTCTCGGCCGGGGCTACGCCTGGCTCGACACCGGCACCCACGAGTCGCTGCTGCACGCGGCCAGCTTCGTCCAGGCCATCCAGGAGCGCCAGGGCGTGCTCGTGGCCTGCCTCGAGGAGATCGCCTACCGCATGGGCTACATCGACGCCGCCCAGGTGGAACGGCTCGCCGGCGACATGCTCAAAAACGCCTACGGCCAGTACCTCATGGAGATGGTCCGCGAGACCTCCTGA